A single window of Pseudarthrobacter defluvii DNA harbors:
- a CDS encoding PfkB family carbohydrate kinase, with product MRIVVVGDVMLDVDLSGEATRLSPDAPVPVVDVSGVRRRAGGAGLVSRMLAQDGWPVTLVTVLGDDDAGNQLRGHLAGVRLVAGTSGYPSPVKTRVRAGSHPVVRFDQGCEKTPVPDVTPAMLRAVEKAGVVIVADYGRGLAANPQLRNLLARLAADVPIIWDPHPAGPDPVPGVAVVTPNISEATRAAQSGGGSVPTSADPAAAVGEVLLERWRSQAVLVTKGEEGAVLLRQGETPHAVPAPRVEAGDPCGAGDRLAASLAVHLLAGRDLPEAAGLAVHDAADFLAAGGVSALPDTGETDAAAGTPRPAPVPARRTTEPLLLARSVRENGGRVVATGGCFDLIHAGHIRSLSAARELGDCLIVCLNSDDSVRRLKGPERPIIGQHDRAELLLAMECVDAVMVFDEDTPEAALDRLRPDIWVKGGDYKGARLPEADLVESWGGRCLTVPFHPARSTTGLADALAKVS from the coding sequence ATGAGGATCGTCGTAGTGGGCGACGTGATGCTCGACGTCGATCTTTCCGGTGAGGCAACACGGCTCAGCCCTGACGCTCCCGTTCCCGTGGTGGACGTTTCGGGTGTCCGCCGCCGCGCAGGCGGCGCGGGCCTGGTATCGCGGATGCTGGCGCAGGACGGCTGGCCGGTCACTTTGGTGACGGTCCTGGGGGATGACGACGCCGGCAACCAGCTGCGTGGGCACCTCGCCGGGGTGCGGCTCGTGGCGGGGACCAGCGGCTACCCCTCGCCGGTCAAGACCCGCGTCCGTGCAGGTTCCCATCCGGTGGTCCGCTTCGACCAGGGCTGCGAAAAGACCCCCGTCCCCGACGTCACCCCGGCCATGCTCCGTGCCGTGGAGAAAGCCGGCGTGGTGATCGTTGCCGACTACGGCAGGGGACTGGCAGCCAACCCTCAGCTGCGAAACCTGCTCGCCCGGCTTGCCGCCGACGTGCCCATCATCTGGGATCCGCACCCCGCCGGCCCTGACCCTGTCCCCGGCGTCGCGGTCGTGACCCCCAACATCTCCGAAGCCACCCGGGCAGCGCAGTCCGGCGGCGGAAGCGTTCCCACGTCCGCGGACCCCGCCGCGGCCGTCGGGGAGGTCCTGCTGGAGCGCTGGCGCAGCCAAGCCGTCCTGGTGACCAAGGGCGAGGAGGGGGCCGTCCTGCTGCGGCAGGGGGAGACCCCCCACGCCGTTCCCGCGCCAAGGGTGGAGGCCGGCGACCCCTGCGGTGCCGGCGACCGCCTGGCCGCCAGCCTTGCGGTGCACCTCCTGGCCGGCCGCGACCTGCCGGAAGCAGCCGGCCTGGCAGTCCATGACGCCGCCGACTTCCTGGCGGCGGGCGGAGTTTCAGCGCTGCCGGACACCGGCGAGACCGATGCCGCGGCTGGAACTCCACGCCCTGCGCCTGTGCCGGCACGGCGGACCACCGAACCGCTGTTGCTGGCCCGCTCGGTGCGTGAAAACGGCGGAAGGGTAGTGGCCACCGGTGGCTGTTTCGACCTGATCCACGCGGGCCACATCCGTTCCCTCAGCGCCGCCCGGGAACTGGGCGATTGCCTCATCGTGTGCCTGAACTCCGATGACTCGGTCCGGCGGCTCAAGGGTCCGGAGCGGCCCATCATCGGCCAGCACGACAGGGCGGAACTGCTCCTGGCCATGGAGTGCGTGGACGCGGTGATGGTCTTTGACGAGGACACTCCCGAAGCGGCGCTGGACCGGCTCCGCCCCGACATCTGGGTGAAGGGCGGCGACTACAAGGGCGCCCGCCTGCCCGAGGCGGACCTGGTGGAAAGCTGGGGCGGACGCTGCCTCACTGTCCCCTTCCATCCCGCCCGCTCCACTACCGGCC
- a CDS encoding D-sedoheptulose-7-phosphate isomerase, with amino-acid sequence MTAESSLRESNLREADLRTLITPPALPAVLPGATFVDPASADAVRAHLDNVVPALESLRSQSGRLAAWGVELAVRLLRGQRLLAAGNGGSAAEAQHLTAELVGRFDTERVPFSAISLHAESSAVTAIANDYGFDDVFARQVRAHGRSGDVLMLLSTSGKSPNLLRAAEAASRLNVTTWALTGSGPNPLSEACDEAVMIDALNANAQEGHLIALHAVCRAFDLEVARHTPSMAATVQGRRP; translated from the coding sequence GTGACTGCCGAATCGTCCCTGCGCGAATCAAACCTGCGTGAAGCGGACCTGCGCACCCTGATCACGCCCCCGGCACTGCCTGCAGTGCTCCCCGGCGCCACGTTCGTCGACCCCGCCAGCGCCGACGCCGTCCGCGCCCACCTGGACAACGTGGTCCCGGCCTTGGAATCCCTGCGCAGCCAGTCCGGCCGGCTCGCCGCCTGGGGAGTGGAGCTGGCCGTGCGCCTGCTCCGCGGCCAGCGGCTGCTGGCGGCAGGAAACGGCGGTTCCGCCGCGGAAGCCCAGCACCTGACCGCCGAACTGGTGGGCCGGTTCGACACGGAGCGGGTACCCTTCTCCGCAATCTCACTGCACGCGGAGTCGTCCGCCGTCACGGCGATCGCCAACGACTATGGGTTTGACGACGTCTTTGCCCGGCAGGTGCGCGCGCATGGCCGCTCCGGCGACGTGCTGATGCTGCTGTCCACCAGCGGCAAGAGCCCCAACCTGCTGCGTGCTGCGGAAGCGGCCTCCCGCCTCAACGTGACCACCTGGGCCCTCACCGGCTCCGGCCCCAATCCACTGTCGGAGGCCTGCGACGAGGCGGTCATGATCGACGCCCTGAACGCCAACGCGCAGGAAGGCCACCTGATTGCGCTGCATGCGGTATGCCGCGCCTTCGACCTTGAGGTGGCCCGGCACACCCCGTCCATGGCCGCCACGGTGCAAGGACGCCGGCCATGA
- a CDS encoding glycosyltransferase has protein sequence MKIAMISEHASPLAALGGVDAGGQNVHVAALSEALAKRGHHVTVYTRRDATELPERVRVGRRLEVVHVDAGPARHVPKDELLPYMGQLADGVANDWGQRPPDVVHGHFWMSGLAALDAARRPDTGYRVPMLQTFHALGTVKRRHQGAEDTSPEARRWLEPGVGRSADRIIATCSDEVFELKAMGIATGKISIAPCGVDLGFFSPEGPAAARKRRYRILSVGRLVPRKGVDLVIRALPYLKAAGFDDVELLIVGGGGDSNLMHADPEIRRLLDLAADLGVSEQVTLQGQVSRAEMPGIFRSADAVVCAPWYEPFGIVPLEAMACGVPVVAAAVGGLRDTVVDHATGLHVPPRDPEAIASALSLLLENPSLRAQLGQAGERRARTRYSWDRVAAETEKAYQLAVASVKTSAPAGAQAGIIPMEGAAL, from the coding sequence ATGAAGATCGCCATGATTTCCGAGCACGCCAGTCCGTTGGCGGCGCTGGGCGGGGTGGATGCCGGCGGGCAGAACGTGCATGTTGCCGCGCTGTCAGAAGCCCTTGCCAAGCGGGGCCACCATGTCACCGTCTACACCCGCCGGGACGCAACGGAGCTCCCCGAAAGGGTCCGGGTGGGACGCCGCCTTGAGGTGGTCCACGTGGATGCGGGTCCCGCCCGGCACGTACCCAAGGACGAACTGCTGCCCTACATGGGCCAACTCGCCGACGGCGTGGCCAATGACTGGGGTCAGCGGCCACCGGACGTGGTGCACGGCCACTTCTGGATGTCCGGTCTGGCTGCCCTCGACGCAGCCCGCCGGCCGGACACCGGATACCGGGTGCCGATGCTGCAAACATTCCACGCGCTGGGAACCGTCAAACGGAGGCACCAGGGCGCTGAGGACACCAGCCCGGAGGCGCGCCGCTGGCTCGAACCCGGTGTGGGGCGCTCAGCGGACCGGATCATTGCCACCTGCTCGGATGAGGTTTTCGAGCTCAAGGCCATGGGCATCGCCACTGGCAAGATCTCCATTGCGCCCTGCGGCGTGGACCTGGGCTTCTTCTCGCCGGAGGGGCCGGCTGCTGCACGAAAGCGCCGCTACCGGATCCTGTCGGTGGGGCGGCTGGTTCCGCGGAAAGGCGTGGACCTTGTGATTCGCGCCCTCCCGTACCTCAAGGCCGCGGGCTTCGACGACGTCGAACTCCTGATCGTGGGCGGCGGCGGCGACTCGAACCTGATGCACGCCGATCCTGAGATCCGCCGCCTGCTGGACCTCGCCGCCGACCTCGGCGTGTCCGAACAGGTGACGCTGCAGGGCCAGGTGTCGCGGGCCGAAATGCCCGGCATCTTCCGCAGCGCTGACGCCGTGGTGTGCGCACCCTGGTACGAGCCCTTCGGCATCGTGCCGCTTGAGGCCATGGCCTGCGGAGTGCCCGTGGTGGCCGCAGCCGTGGGAGGGCTCCGGGACACCGTGGTGGACCACGCCACTGGGCTGCACGTGCCGCCCCGGGACCCCGAAGCCATTGCGTCGGCACTGTCACTGCTGCTGGAAAACCCCAGCCTCAGGGCACAACTCGGGCAGGCGGGAGAACGGCGCGCCCGCACCAGGTACTCCTGGGACCGAGTGGCCGCGGAAACGGAAAAGGCCTACCAGCTCGCCGTGGCCAGTGTGAAAACAAGCGCCCCCGCGGGCGCACAGGCCGGGATCATACCGATGGAAGGAGCCGCACTGTGA
- a CDS encoding glycosyltransferase, giving the protein MRILLWHVHGSWTDAFVRGRHEYLLPVLPEGGAWGLGRADRDWPESVREVDLATLDADAVDAVVLQRPEEIDEVARTLGRMPGVDLPAVFVEHNTPKGNFPNISHPLADQNSIPVVHVTHFNRLAWDNGSAPTIVIEHGIPDPGRLYTGELPELGVVINEPVRRGRVTGTDLLPAFASVAPLQVFGMKTDGLAAATGIDAAQLSARGDLKTLELHRELARCRVYVHPMRWTSLGLSLLEAMHLGMPVVVLAATEAPRAVPQEAGIVSADVDELLRCAAKLVANPDEARRRGVAAREAALERYGLGKFQDRWDELLADLRTRPRHTDNERPDERILVPARERKTP; this is encoded by the coding sequence ATGAGAATCCTGCTCTGGCATGTCCACGGTTCCTGGACGGACGCGTTTGTCCGCGGCCGGCATGAGTACCTGCTTCCCGTCCTGCCCGAAGGTGGAGCCTGGGGACTCGGCCGCGCCGACAGGGACTGGCCGGAATCCGTGCGGGAGGTGGATCTGGCGACGCTCGATGCCGACGCCGTGGACGCCGTCGTACTCCAGCGCCCCGAAGAGATCGACGAAGTGGCCCGGACCTTGGGCCGGATGCCCGGCGTGGACCTGCCTGCAGTGTTCGTGGAGCACAACACGCCCAAGGGCAACTTCCCGAACATCAGCCATCCGCTCGCTGACCAAAACAGCATCCCCGTTGTGCACGTAACCCACTTCAACCGGCTGGCCTGGGACAACGGCTCCGCTCCCACGATCGTGATCGAGCACGGCATCCCCGACCCCGGCCGGCTCTACACGGGGGAGCTGCCCGAACTGGGCGTCGTGATCAACGAGCCTGTCCGGCGCGGCAGGGTCACGGGAACCGACCTGCTGCCCGCCTTCGCTTCCGTGGCGCCGCTGCAGGTGTTCGGCATGAAAACGGACGGCCTGGCGGCAGCCACCGGCATCGACGCGGCGCAGCTAAGCGCCAGGGGCGATCTGAAAACCCTGGAACTGCACCGCGAACTCGCCCGCTGCCGGGTCTACGTGCACCCGATGCGCTGGACATCGCTTGGGCTGTCCCTTCTGGAAGCCATGCACTTGGGCATGCCGGTGGTGGTGCTCGCAGCCACTGAGGCCCCCCGGGCCGTGCCGCAGGAGGCCGGCATTGTTTCGGCGGACGTTGACGAACTGCTCCGCTGTGCGGCCAAGCTGGTCGCCAATCCGGATGAGGCCCGACGGCGGGGGGTCGCCGCCCGGGAGGCGGCGCTGGAGCGTTACGGCCTGGGCAAGTTCCAGGACCGCTGGGATGAGCTGCTGGCGGACCTGCGGACCCGGCCCAGGCACACCGACAACGAACGTCCGGACGAGCGGATCCTCGTTCCGGCACGGGAGAGGAAGACCCCATGA
- a CDS encoding glycosyltransferase family 9 protein → MGRVLVARLDSMGDVLLAGPAVRAVANGRAQYGGSTNHVVMLCGRQGEAAAAMLPGAAEVYSWDSPWIMNPAPRMTGPHADRLIEYVRNSRITEAVILTSFHQSPLPLALLLRLAGVERITGASTDYAGSLLDVRLKPGEDFPEDQPEAERALGIAEAAGFRLPPGDDGKLHVNSVPDVSDLVGDEPYVVVHPGAAVPARAWPPLHHAAAVELLQGAGYRVVVTGGPDEKSLTATVAGPSALDLGGRTDLSTMAGVMAGADAVVSGNTGPAHLAAAVGTPVACLFSPVVPAIRWAPYGVPLELLGDQNAPCRMSRARVCPVPGHPCLDSVSPEEVVGAVDRLISGVSSFSTHVSTRRKARNR, encoded by the coding sequence ATGGGGCGCGTCCTGGTGGCCCGGCTGGACAGCATGGGCGATGTCCTGCTGGCCGGTCCTGCCGTCCGCGCAGTGGCAAACGGGCGGGCCCAGTATGGGGGCAGCACCAACCATGTGGTGATGCTGTGCGGCCGGCAGGGTGAAGCTGCGGCCGCCATGCTCCCGGGGGCAGCGGAGGTCTACAGCTGGGACAGCCCCTGGATCATGAACCCGGCACCCAGGATGACGGGGCCGCACGCTGACAGGCTGATCGAGTACGTCCGCAATTCCCGGATCACCGAAGCCGTCATCCTTACGTCCTTCCACCAGTCGCCGCTGCCGCTGGCGCTTTTGCTGCGGCTGGCCGGCGTGGAGCGCATCACAGGGGCCTCGACCGACTATGCAGGCTCCCTGCTGGACGTGCGGCTCAAGCCCGGCGAGGACTTTCCCGAAGACCAGCCAGAGGCGGAACGGGCGCTGGGCATTGCCGAAGCGGCAGGTTTCCGGCTCCCGCCGGGCGACGACGGGAAACTGCACGTCAACTCCGTCCCCGATGTGTCGGACCTGGTAGGTGACGAGCCATACGTCGTGGTCCACCCGGGAGCCGCCGTCCCGGCCAGGGCATGGCCCCCGTTGCACCACGCGGCCGCCGTCGAACTCCTCCAAGGTGCCGGGTACCGGGTGGTGGTGACCGGCGGACCCGACGAAAAGTCGCTGACCGCCACGGTGGCTGGACCCTCGGCCCTGGACCTGGGCGGGCGCACCGATCTTTCAACCATGGCAGGCGTCATGGCAGGCGCTGATGCCGTGGTCAGCGGCAACACCGGCCCGGCCCATCTGGCTGCAGCGGTGGGCACCCCGGTGGCCTGCCTGTTTTCCCCCGTGGTTCCGGCGATCCGCTGGGCGCCCTACGGTGTGCCCCTGGAATTGCTGGGGGACCAGAACGCGCCCTGCCGCATGTCCCGCGCCCGGGTCTGCCCGGTCCCCGGCCATCCCTGCCTCGACTCGGTCTCGCCGGAAGAAGTGGTGGGGGCCGTGGACCGCCTGATCAGCGGAGTGAGCTCCTTCAGCACCCACGTGAGTACCCGTAGAAAGGCCCGCAACAGATGA
- a CDS encoding D-glycero-alpha-D-manno-heptose-1,7-bisphosphate 7-phosphatase: MESSESSKLRAVLFDRDGTLVVDVPYNGDPGKVQPIDGAKAVLDSLRADGIATGVISNQSGIARGLITAEDVAKVNARVEELLGPFDVWEVCPHGEQDGCECRKPAPGMVHSACRKLGITESQAALIGDIGADVGAAEAAGATGVLVPTPVTRAEEVAAARLVASDLASAVGLLQGTA; this comes from the coding sequence ATGGAAAGCTCTGAATCCTCCAAGCTCCGGGCTGTCCTGTTCGACCGGGACGGGACCCTGGTGGTCGACGTGCCCTACAACGGGGACCCCGGCAAAGTACAGCCCATCGACGGTGCCAAGGCGGTGTTGGACAGCCTGCGGGCGGACGGCATCGCCACCGGCGTGATCAGCAACCAGTCGGGCATTGCCCGCGGCCTGATTACGGCCGAAGACGTGGCAAAGGTCAATGCACGGGTGGAAGAACTGCTGGGACCATTCGATGTGTGGGAGGTTTGTCCGCACGGCGAGCAGGACGGCTGCGAATGCCGCAAACCTGCTCCCGGCATGGTGCACAGTGCCTGCCGCAAACTGGGGATCACCGAATCCCAGGCAGCCCTGATCGGGGACATAGGGGCGGACGTGGGGGCCGCCGAAGCGGCCGGAGCCACGGGAGTCCTGGTTCCCACCCCCGTGACGCGCGCAGAAGAGGTGGCTGCCGCGCGGCTCGTCGCCTCTGATCTTGCGTCCGCCGTCGGTCTGCTGCAGGGGACGGCCTGA
- a CDS encoding sigma-70 family RNA polymerase sigma factor, whose protein sequence is MPESFAALVADAAPVHQQQPEPPQQQAPPATSGRLREAFENDLVLRYLDLAEALAARFEARGRERADLNQVAYLGLVKAARGFDQAKGESFPAYAAPTITGELKRYLRDRTWVVRPPRHIQDLRTRLFRAEPELTQLLGRSPSVAELACELDTDPADVQEAISASSSMHPDSLDAVNPNSDAPSIGEVLACPETPLERLEELACLRDAMQDLDDSDRELLYRRYFCEETQVQLGKRPGDVADAGIAPPGKGAGGTAAAPGGERPVWTARGCGRQGNSIQRGGG, encoded by the coding sequence ATGCCCGAATCCTTTGCCGCACTTGTCGCGGATGCTGCGCCTGTCCACCAACAACAGCCGGAACCGCCGCAACAACAAGCTCCTCCTGCCACCTCCGGACGGTTGCGGGAGGCGTTCGAAAACGACCTGGTCCTCCGGTACCTGGACCTCGCCGAAGCCCTTGCTGCCCGTTTTGAAGCGCGGGGAAGGGAGCGGGCGGACTTGAACCAGGTGGCGTATCTGGGCCTCGTGAAAGCAGCGCGGGGATTTGACCAGGCCAAGGGTGAGAGCTTCCCCGCCTACGCCGCTCCCACCATCACCGGCGAACTCAAGAGGTACCTTCGGGACCGGACATGGGTTGTCCGCCCGCCGCGCCATATTCAGGACCTGCGGACCCGGCTGTTCAGGGCCGAGCCTGAATTGACCCAGTTGTTGGGCCGGAGCCCCAGTGTGGCGGAACTGGCCTGTGAGCTGGACACTGATCCGGCCGACGTGCAGGAAGCAATTTCGGCGTCGAGCAGCATGCACCCTGATTCCCTTGACGCCGTGAACCCGAACTCGGACGCTCCTTCCATCGGCGAGGTGCTGGCCTGCCCGGAAACCCCACTGGAGCGGCTTGAGGAACTCGCCTGCCTGCGGGACGCCATGCAGGACCTGGACGATTCCGACCGCGAGCTTTTGTACCGCCGCTACTTCTGCGAGGAAACGCAGGTGCAGCTGGGGAAGCGCCCTGGGGATGTCGCAGATGCAGGTATCGCGCCGCCTGGCAAAGGTGCTGGTGGAACTGCAGCGGCGCCTGGAGGCGAGCGCCCAGTTTGGACGGCCCGAGGATGCGGCCGGCAAGGCAACAGCATCCAGCGTGGGGGAGGCTGA
- a CDS encoding NAD-dependent epimerase/dehydratase family protein, whose product MRIAITGASGNAGTALLRKLQDQLARKPGSLELVGISRRLPDTSVAPYVGVQWHTLDVGLEQDGPRLEKALTGVDAVVHLAWQIQPNRNLDLLHRTNVTGTKNVLQAAAGVGVKQVVCASSVGAYTKADKDRRRDETWPATGMAGSHYSRHKAEQEKLLDEFAAAQPGIAVARLRPGLIFQGHAGSEIGRYFLGHAFPRLVPRKPWIPLLPVPDNLIFQAVHADDVADAYWRVVDQRASGAFNIAAEPVLNPQELARILGAKRILPIPMRLLHAVVDLTWRARIQPTDSGWVEMAAGAPIMDTGRARRILGWEPTVSSVDAVKELLAGMGTGEGVNPSPVLRPRRP is encoded by the coding sequence ATGCGCATCGCCATTACGGGAGCCAGCGGAAACGCCGGAACAGCACTGCTGCGCAAGCTGCAGGACCAGTTGGCACGGAAGCCCGGCAGCCTTGAGCTTGTGGGTATCAGCCGCAGGCTGCCCGACACTTCCGTGGCGCCCTATGTGGGTGTGCAGTGGCACACCTTGGACGTTGGCCTGGAACAGGACGGGCCGCGGCTGGAGAAGGCCCTCACAGGCGTCGATGCGGTAGTCCACCTGGCGTGGCAGATCCAGCCGAACCGTAATCTGGACCTCCTGCACCGCACGAATGTCACCGGCACGAAGAATGTGCTCCAAGCTGCCGCGGGGGTGGGCGTAAAGCAGGTTGTTTGCGCTTCTTCCGTAGGCGCCTACACCAAAGCGGACAAGGACCGGCGCAGGGATGAGACCTGGCCTGCAACCGGAATGGCCGGCTCCCACTACAGCCGGCACAAAGCAGAGCAGGAGAAGCTGCTTGATGAGTTCGCTGCCGCCCAGCCAGGCATTGCGGTGGCGAGGCTGCGGCCGGGGCTCATTTTCCAGGGCCACGCCGGAAGTGAGATCGGCCGGTACTTCCTGGGTCATGCCTTTCCGCGGCTCGTCCCCCGCAAACCGTGGATTCCGCTGCTGCCGGTTCCAGACAACCTCATCTTCCAGGCAGTCCACGCAGACGACGTTGCAGACGCGTATTGGCGGGTGGTGGACCAGCGCGCCAGCGGCGCCTTCAACATCGCCGCCGAGCCTGTACTGAATCCCCAGGAGCTGGCCCGCATTCTTGGCGCAAAAAGAATCCTGCCCATACCCATGCGGCTGCTCCACGCCGTAGTGGACCTGACCTGGAGGGCAAGAATCCAACCGACCGACTCCGGGTGGGTTGAGATGGCTGCCGGCGCGCCCATCATGGACACCGGCCGCGCCCGGCGGATCCTGGGATGGGAGCCAACCGTGTCCTCCGTGGACGCCGTCAAGGAACTCCTCGCAGGCATGGGAACGGGGGAAGGAGTCAACCCTTCCCCCGTCCTCAGGCCGCGCCGGCCCTAG
- a CDS encoding phage holin family protein, protein MSSQIPESPPSAAHVKADNASLGELLGDVTRDLSTLMRQEVELAKAELKQSTSRAGKGAGMLAGAGVGGHFVLLFLSLALMWALGAIMPLGWSALIVAVIWAIIAAVLASIGRKELKQIKGLPQTGETLSEIPPTLKPGEVNR, encoded by the coding sequence ATGAGTAGCCAGATTCCGGAGTCGCCGCCCAGCGCGGCGCATGTGAAAGCGGACAACGCGTCCCTGGGCGAGCTGCTCGGGGACGTGACCCGGGACCTGTCCACCCTGATGCGCCAGGAAGTGGAGCTGGCCAAGGCCGAACTCAAGCAGTCCACCTCCCGGGCAGGCAAGGGCGCCGGCATGCTCGCCGGCGCCGGGGTGGGCGGACACTTCGTCCTGCTCTTCCTGTCCCTGGCCCTGATGTGGGCCCTGGGCGCCATCATGCCGCTGGGCTGGTCCGCGCTGATCGTCGCCGTGATCTGGGCGATCATCGCCGCCGTCCTGGCCTCCATCGGCCGCAAGGAACTCAAGCAGATCAAGGGCCTGCCCCAAACCGGGGAAACCCTCTCAGAAATACCCCCAACCCTAAAACCAGGTGAGGTAAACCGATGA
- a CDS encoding DUF3618 domain-containing protein, giving the protein MSDNPDVIRADIEATRARLGTNVDAVADKVTPSNIVHRQTDKVTGTVKNAVTGVKEKIMGAADTATTKVHDTTSTGAGHTTNAMNTAGDSLHQASDTVSAKLSDAGQAVSHAPDQVKAKTAGNPLAAGLIAFGAGMLISSLIPASDKEREAADQLKTAAQPLATQVTDAAKTMAQDLKEPAQEAVENVKATATDAAQNVKTEGQQAATDVKDRATDAKDNVQNT; this is encoded by the coding sequence ATGAGCGACAACCCTGACGTCATCCGCGCAGACATAGAAGCCACCCGGGCACGCCTGGGCACCAACGTGGACGCCGTGGCCGACAAGGTCACCCCGTCCAACATCGTCCACCGCCAAACCGACAAAGTCACCGGCACCGTCAAGAACGCCGTGACCGGGGTGAAGGAGAAAATCATGGGAGCAGCAGACACCGCCACCACCAAAGTCCACGACACCACCTCCACCGGCGCCGGGCACACCACCAACGCCATGAACACCGCCGGGGACAGCCTGCACCAGGCATCAGACACCGTCTCCGCGAAACTCTCCGACGCCGGCCAGGCCGTCTCCCACGCCCCGGACCAGGTCAAAGCCAAGACCGCCGGCAACCCGCTGGCCGCAGGGCTAATCGCCTTCGGCGCCGGCATGCTGATCTCCTCCCTGATCCCGGCCAGCGACAAAGAACGCGAAGCCGCGGACCAACTCAAAACCGCCGCCCAGCCCCTGGCAACCCAGGTCACCGATGCCGCCAAAACCATGGCCCAGGACCTCAAGGAACCCGCCCAGGAAGCCGTGGAAAACGTCAAGGCCACCGCCACCGACGCCGCCCAAAACGTCAAGACCGAAGGCCAACAAGCCGCCACCGACGTCAAAGACCGCGCCACCGACGCCAAAGACAACGTCCAAAACACCTAG
- a CDS encoding YihY/virulence factor BrkB family protein, with amino-acid sequence MATHDDSETSTAKAGQAPDPNDTRKPDSPRDLEKPSWKYIAKKTLREFSKDQCPDLAAGLTYYAVLSLFPALLALVSLLGLFGDPQKTTNALLEIVRGFAPAETVNTISGPISELTSAPAAGFTLVIGLLTALWSASGYVGGFGRAMNRIYEVDEGRAFVKLRSTMLAITLLAVVIVALLAGMLVLSGPVSEAVGGLIGLSGPFLMVWNIAKWPVMVILIIAIIAVLYYGTPNVKQPKFRWMSMGSAIALVVFLIASLGFGFYVGNFGNYNKTYGALGSVIIMLLWLWILNMSLLFGAEFDAEVERARELQAGIKAEETIQLPPRDTKKSEKLQKQIDEDIKHGRELREKYSSEGGQDGSGDNQDGQHSGDGQNGPRPGESHRDRIREKVQHRAGNGEPDDGNRSRGSA; translated from the coding sequence ATGGCCACTCACGACGATTCCGAGACCAGCACCGCCAAGGCGGGCCAGGCTCCGGATCCGAACGACACACGGAAACCTGACAGCCCCAGGGACTTGGAGAAACCGTCCTGGAAATACATCGCCAAGAAGACCCTCCGGGAGTTCAGCAAGGACCAGTGCCCGGACCTGGCAGCAGGCCTGACCTATTACGCGGTTCTCTCGCTGTTCCCCGCCCTGCTGGCCCTGGTTTCACTGCTTGGGCTTTTTGGTGATCCGCAAAAGACCACCAATGCCTTGCTGGAGATCGTGCGTGGCTTCGCTCCCGCAGAAACTGTTAACACCATCAGCGGCCCCATATCGGAACTGACCAGCGCGCCGGCGGCCGGGTTCACCCTGGTCATCGGTCTCCTCACCGCCCTGTGGTCAGCGTCAGGTTATGTGGGCGGTTTCGGCCGGGCTATGAACCGGATCTATGAGGTGGATGAGGGCCGTGCCTTCGTGAAGTTGCGCAGCACCATGCTCGCCATCACCCTCCTTGCCGTGGTTATCGTGGCACTGCTGGCCGGCATGCTGGTCCTCAGCGGGCCGGTGTCCGAGGCAGTGGGAGGCCTTATCGGGCTGAGCGGTCCCTTCCTCATGGTCTGGAACATCGCCAAATGGCCGGTCATGGTCATCCTGATCATCGCCATCATCGCCGTCCTTTACTACGGCACCCCCAACGTCAAGCAGCCCAAGTTCCGCTGGATGAGCATGGGTTCCGCGATCGCCTTGGTCGTGTTCCTGATCGCTTCACTGGGCTTCGGCTTCTACGTGGGTAACTTCGGCAACTACAACAAGACCTACGGCGCGCTGGGCAGTGTGATCATCATGCTGCTGTGGCTCTGGATCCTGAACATGTCGCTTCTTTTCGGCGCCGAGTTCGACGCTGAGGTGGAGCGTGCGCGTGAACTCCAGGCCGGCATCAAGGCCGAGGAAACCATCCAGCTGCCGCCGCGGGACACCAAGAAGAGCGAAAAACTGCAGAAGCAGATCGACGAAGATATCAAGCACGGCCGGGAACTCCGGGAGAAGTACAGTTCGGAAGGCGGCCAGGACGGTTCCGGTGACAACCAGGACGGTCAGCACAGCGGCGACGGGCAGAACGGACCCCGCCCCGGGGAAAGCCACCGCGACCGGATCCGTGAAAAAGTGCAGCACCGCGCCGGCAACGGAGAACCCGATGACGGGAACCGGAGCCGCGGGAGCGCTTAA